Proteins found in one Bremerella volcania genomic segment:
- a CDS encoding response regulator, translating to MARMKILIVEDDRALADVLAYNVRQAGYEVLSAYDGQDGLTQAQVKTPDMVILDLMLPVVDGLEVCRRLRADPATKDVMVLMLTAKAEESDQLIGFSLGADDYVTKPFSVKVLLERIKALERRRRGTEATTTDVVASQGVTIDRRRHRATVHGKPLQLTRSEFRLLETLTRQPGRVFDRSELIDAALGEDTVVMERTIDVHVRALRRKMAEFADLIETVRGVGYRFRDPGASPSSDADADEDYAEPASSSRA from the coding sequence ATGGCCCGAATGAAAATTCTGATTGTCGAAGACGACCGAGCTTTGGCGGACGTGTTGGCTTACAACGTGCGTCAGGCCGGCTACGAGGTGCTCTCCGCCTACGATGGTCAGGATGGCTTAACCCAGGCGCAAGTGAAGACGCCGGATATGGTAATTCTGGACCTGATGCTTCCGGTCGTCGACGGCCTGGAAGTATGTCGCCGGCTGCGGGCAGACCCCGCCACCAAAGACGTGATGGTGCTGATGCTGACCGCCAAGGCTGAAGAGTCGGATCAACTGATCGGCTTCTCGCTGGGCGCGGACGACTACGTCACCAAGCCATTCAGCGTGAAGGTTCTGCTGGAACGGATCAAAGCCTTGGAACGTCGCCGCCGAGGCACCGAAGCGACCACGACCGATGTGGTTGCCAGCCAAGGCGTGACGATCGACCGTCGCCGCCATCGTGCCACCGTCCATGGCAAGCCGCTGCAACTGACCCGTAGCGAGTTCCGCCTGCTGGAAACGCTCACTCGCCAGCCAGGCCGCGTGTTTGACCGCTCGGAACTGATCGACGCTGCTTTGGGTGAAGACACCGTCGTGATGGAACGAACGATCGACGTTCACGTGCGGGCACTTCGCCGCAAGATGGCTGAGTTCGCCGACCTGATCGAAACCGTACGCGGTGTCGGTTACCGCTTCCGCGATCCAGGTGCCAGCCCCAGCAGCGATGCCGACGCCGACGAGGATTACGCTGAGCCAGCCAGCAGCTCGCGAGCGTAA
- the phoU gene encoding phosphate signaling complex protein PhoU: protein MPLHLQRDLDHLHHEVLSLSGVVEEMLEKATRALFERNAHIANEVIDIDIIVDEREVQIEEECLKALALHQPVAVDLRRIATVLKVNNDLERMADLTVNLAERAKSVIEFPTFVIPKRLARMVDMTKGMVSDVLDSFVNMDSAAAARVGAMDSQVDRMNCEIIEELQKVMRERPDQVVPALHCFSASRHIERISDHAVNISDDVIYMVEGVIVRHRFSGGGEADSMTRD from the coding sequence ATGCCACTCCATCTGCAACGCGATCTCGATCACCTCCATCACGAGGTGCTATCGCTATCTGGAGTGGTCGAGGAAATGCTTGAGAAAGCAACGCGAGCACTCTTTGAACGCAACGCGCACATTGCCAACGAAGTGATTGATATCGACATCATCGTCGACGAGCGCGAAGTACAGATCGAAGAAGAATGCCTGAAAGCTCTCGCGCTGCACCAGCCTGTCGCCGTTGATCTCCGACGCATCGCGACGGTTCTAAAAGTCAACAACGACCTGGAACGGATGGCAGACCTCACGGTGAACCTGGCCGAGCGAGCCAAGAGCGTGATCGAGTTCCCCACGTTCGTCATTCCCAAACGCCTAGCCCGCATGGTCGACATGACCAAAGGGATGGTCTCGGACGTGCTCGACTCGTTCGTCAACATGGACAGCGCCGCCGCTGCCCGAGTCGGCGCGATGGACTCTCAAGTCGACCGCATGAACTGCGAGATCATCGAAGAGCTTCAGAAGGTGATGCGTGAACGCCCTGATCAAGTCGTTCCGGCGCTGCACTGCTTTTCGGCCAGCCGACACATCGAACGAATTTCCGATCATGCCGTCAATATTTCGGACGACGTGATTTACATGGTAGAGGGAGTCATCGTCCGGCACCGTTTTTCTGGCGGCGGCGAAGCAGACTCCATGACACGTGACTGA